Proteins encoded within one genomic window of Episyrphus balteatus chromosome 1, idEpiBalt1.1, whole genome shotgun sequence:
- the LOC129916383 gene encoding maltase A3-like, which translates to MMQYGRILVIGNLLATFAYAAVVPLSNSSVQNNLIDETKSHWWQTASFYQIYPRSFKDSSGDGVGDLRGIAEKLPYLKEIGITATWLSPIFASPMADFGYDISNFYEIDPMFGTMEDFEALIKKANEVGVKIILDFVPNHSSDECEWFQKSVDRDPVFENFYVWHPGKIVNGTRKPPTNWVSIFRGSAWKWNEKRQEYYLHQFVDKQPDFNYRNPTVRHYMNEILRFWLKKGVAGFRCDAVPNVFEVAPDAEGNYPDEPVNEGATDPDDHGYTKHIYTSDQPETINLVYEWRKVLDDFTAENGGDDKILMIETWSEIDIVMQYYGNETAEGAQMPFNFQMISRLNSNSNAYYYAETINLWMDKMPKGRTANWVLGNHDKNRVGTRLGAERIDLLNMLLLTLPGCSVTYQGEEIGMTDVWISWNDTVDPQACNADESVYLEKSRDPCRSPFQWSDEKNAGFTTGSKTWLPISDLYRDVNVKKERGVQLSHLNVYKKMQALRHDKTIKNGDSEVKPINENVLAIKRSLANYPTYVILLNINKTVETLDLHAVFNNLSTEMEYVIVTAKSIRRVGDRAYADQIILLPNEAVVLRTVK; encoded by the exons ATGATGCAGTACGGTAGAATATTAGTTATTGGAAATTTACTTGCAACATTTGCATATGCTGCTGTTGTTCCTCTTTCAAACTCAAGTgttcaaaacaatttaattgaTGAAACCAAAAGCCACTGGTGGCAAACTGCttcattttatcaaatttatccAAGATCCTTTAAGGACAGTAGTGGTGATGGTGTTGGTGATTTAAGAG GTATCGCAGAAAAGTTGCCATACCTTAAGGAGATCGGTATCACAGCGACATGGTTGTCTCCTATTTTCGCATCTCCTATGGCAGATTTTGGCTATGACATCTCAAATTTTTACGAAATCGATCCAATGTTCGGAACAATGGAAGACTTTGAAGCGCTTATAAAGAAAGCTAATGAAGTTGGTGTAAAGATTATCTTAGATTTTGTTCCAAATCATTCCAGTGACGAATGTGAATGGTTCCAAAAGTCTGTTGATCGTGATCCcgtattcgaaaatttttatgtttgGCATCCTGGAAAAATTGTAAATGGTACTCGAAAACCTCCAACTAACTGGGTGAGTATTTTCCGGGGAAGCGCATGGAAATGGAACGAAAAACGCCAAGAATATTATTTGCATCAATTTGTGGATAAACAACCCGATTTCAACTACCGTAATCCTACTGTCAGACATTATATGAAT gaaatctTACGATTTTGGCTGAAAAAGGGAGTTGCCGGTTTTCGATGCGATGCTGTACCAAACGTTTTTGAAGTTGCTCCAGATGCCGAAGGTAATTATCCTGATGAGCCCGTAAACGAAGGGGCTACTGACCCAGATGATCATGGATACACAAAACACATCTACACTAGTGATCAACCGGAAACAATAAATTTGGTCTATGAGTGGAGGAAGGTATTAGATGATTTTACAGCTGAGAATGGAGGAGATGACAA GATTTTAATGATTGAAACATGGTCTGAAATCGACATTGTTATGCAGTATTATGGCAATGAAACTGCTGAAGGTGCTCAAATGCCATTCAATTTCCAAATGATATCTCGATTGAATAGTAACTCGAATGCTTATTACTATGCTGAAACTATAAATCTCTGGATGGATAAAATGCCCAAAGGTCGAACAGCGAACTGGGTT TTGGGAAACCACGACAAAAATCGCGTTGGTACTCGCTTGGGGGCCGAACGAATTGATCTGTTGAACATGTTACTTTTAACTTTACCCGGCTGTAGTGTAACTTATCAAGGCGAAGAAATTGGTATGACCGATGTTTGGATATCATGGAATGATACCGTTGACCCACAAGCTTGCAATGCTGACGAATCAGTGTATTTAGAAAAGTCGCGAGATCCTTGTCGCTCACCATTCCAATGGAGCGATGAAAAAAATGCAGGGTTCACAACTGGTTCCAAAACTTGGTTGCCTATTTCAGACTTGTACCGCGATGTAAATGTAAAGAAGGAACGTGGAGTACAGCTCAGTCATCttaatgtttataaaaaaatgcaagCATTGCGTCATGATAAGACTATTAAAAATGGTGACTCCGAAGTCAAGCCAATCAATGAAAATGTTTTAGCTATTAAGAG gTCACTAGCAAATTACCCAACTTACGTCATATTgttgaatataaataaaactgTTGAGACGCTTGATTTGCATgcagtttttaataatttgtcaACCGAAATGGAATATGTTATAGTCACAGCAAAATCAATTCGTCGAGTCGGAGATAGGGCTTATGCAGACCAAATAATTTTGCTTCCAAATGAAGCAGTTGTTTTGAGGACAGTGAAATAA